From the genome of Helicobacter pylori, one region includes:
- the flgD gene encoding flagellar hook assembly protein FlgD, whose amino-acid sequence MAIDLAEVTGAKAAQEKKKEQPTIANGLDKNAFMKLFLEQLKNQDPTAPMETDKIITQTAQLTQVEMQEENKKTMQEVASAMKSNKETNESLKDFQGALKDTMENLNKGMDDSLKANNALREVSALNSVSMIGKIAETDVSGANFDGNNKLSFSLFFDEKIDASKGVPAIQILNENNELVKTISLKDYNGQKGYINFEWDGLNEKGEKVPKGNYKIKAEYNLDSQSKQYLQTRIGRGEVESVIFDKGKPMLRMGEMILPIDSAIEFYQPDQKPLDQKPQKLSEQKPQTPPKETA is encoded by the coding sequence ATGGCCATTGATTTAGCAGAAGTTACAGGAGCTAAAGCCGCACAAGAAAAGAAAAAAGAGCAACCCACAATCGCTAACGGGTTGGATAAAAACGCTTTCATGAAACTCTTTTTAGAGCAATTGAAAAATCAAGACCCCACCGCTCCTATGGAAACGGATAAAATCATCACCCAAACCGCACAACTCACGCAAGTGGAAATGCAAGAAGAAAACAAAAAAACCATGCAAGAAGTCGCCAGTGCGATGAAATCCAATAAAGAAACTAACGAGTCTTTAAAAGACTTTCAAGGTGCTTTAAAAGACACCATGGAAAACCTTAATAAAGGCATGGACGATAGCCTAAAAGCTAATAACGCTTTAAGGGAAGTGAGCGCGCTTAATTCTGTGAGCATGATAGGCAAAATCGCTGAAACCGATGTGAGCGGGGCGAATTTTGATGGCAACAATAAGCTTTCTTTTTCGCTCTTTTTTGATGAAAAAATTGACGCTTCTAAAGGAGTGCCAGCGATTCAAATCCTGAATGAAAACAATGAATTAGTCAAAACGATTTCTTTAAAAGATTATAACGGGCAAAAGGGGTATATCAATTTTGAATGGGACGGCTTGAACGAAAAAGGCGAAAAAGTCCCTAAAGGCAATTATAAAATCAAGGCTGAATACAATTTAGACTCTCAAAGCAAGCAGTATTTGCAAACGCGCATTGGTAGGGGCGAAGTGGAAAGCGTGATTTTTGATAAAGGCAAGCCCATGCTAAGAATGGGCGAAATGATTTTACCCATAGACAGCGCGATAGAGTTTTATCAACCGGATCAAAAACCCCTTGATCAAAAGCCCCAAAAACTTTCTGAACAAAAACCCCAAACCCCCCCTAAAGAGACAGCATGA
- a CDS encoding flagellar hook protein FlgE: MNDTLLNAYSGIKTHQFGIDSLSNNIANVNTLGYRSNDPEFKTLFSSHLDALNAKSVVANDRNYGVTGSGNVLSNKDGEYMPSEGEFHMAYQGKGWFVIGPNKNGEMTINKDGFSKKQDNFLTRAGNFARDADGYLVTPEGYYVYGIDLKKIKDGTLNSTARDEDIEKLHGNTLSPLQIPQDLTYQPVLSTKVGISVNLNPKDHLKGVQDFFLNDKGEIIKERFLNQDINALANDDNEPIDAITNRKLNISIQKENGKKEDFVFTYGDVEKGENQFKTLGDLQKLFKEKTGLDLNLIKSEKDAKSPPLLLEIANPSETPIAFSLSGGIADKLGLNANGMELKKGISRDSVAIKIPYYSTEVDIYDKAGDKYLLQSEYYMTNSNDPTSSPTSKRKNQTWEVKSYIVDPKNKTPINDPTWEIVGFDSATHKMKSAPMTLDFKGNKLTYSLDKSENHDSSDLSYQDSKLLEASQDGKPRGIFRDMRIEENGVISLAFSNGVVEPVARIGILAFTNDQGLRKIGGNLYEMQEGTINGENRPLSGNPILGWDEEGKLKFGKIRHKYLETSNVNAGNALTNLILMQRGYSMNARAFGAGDDMIKEAISLKK; the protein is encoded by the coding sequence ATGAACGACACCTTATTAAACGCTTATAGCGGGATTAAGACCCACCAGTTTGGCATTGACAGCCTTTCAAATAATATCGCTAACGTCAATACTTTGGGCTATCGCTCCAATGATCCGGAGTTTAAGACCCTATTTTCTTCGCATTTAGACGCTCTAAACGCCAAATCCGTTGTGGCTAATGACCGAAATTACGGCGTTACAGGCTCAGGCAATGTCCTTTCTAATAAAGACGGGGAATACATGCCAAGCGAGGGGGAATTCCACATGGCGTATCAAGGCAAGGGCTGGTTTGTGATAGGGCCAAATAAAAACGGGGAAATGACCATTAATAAAGACGGCTTTAGCAAAAAACAGGATAATTTTCTCACGCGCGCCGGTAATTTCGCTAGGGACGCTGATGGCTATTTAGTAACCCCTGAAGGCTATTATGTCTATGGCATTGATTTGAAAAAAATCAAAGACGGCACGCTCAATTCCACCGCTAGAGATGAAGACATTGAAAAATTGCATGGCAACACCCTTTCGCCCTTACAAATCCCCCAAGATTTGACTTACCAGCCCGTGCTTAGCACGAAAGTGGGTATTAGCGTGAATTTAAACCCTAAAGACCATTTAAAAGGCGTGCAAGATTTTTTCTTAAACGATAAGGGCGAAATCATTAAGGAGCGTTTTTTAAACCAGGATATTAACGCTTTAGCGAATGACGATAACGAGCCAATAGATGCGATCACTAATCGTAAATTAAACATCAGTATCCAAAAAGAAAATGGCAAAAAAGAGGATTTTGTTTTCACTTATGGGGATGTTGAAAAAGGCGAAAACCAATTCAAAACTTTAGGCGATTTGCAAAAACTCTTTAAAGAAAAAACCGGGCTAGACTTAAACCTCATCAAAAGCGAAAAAGACGCCAAAAGCCCGCCCCTTTTATTAGAGATCGCTAACCCTAGCGAAACGCCTATCGCATTTAGCTTGAGTGGGGGCATTGCGGATAAATTGGGCTTGAATGCGAATGGAATGGAATTGAAAAAGGGCATTAGCAGGGATTCAGTAGCGATTAAAATCCCTTATTACAGCACAGAAGTGGATATTTATGATAAAGCCGGGGATAAATACTTGCTCCAAAGCGAATACTACATGACCAATTCCAATGATCCCACATCAAGCCCCACGAGTAAAAGGAAAAACCAAACTTGGGAAGTGAAAAGCTACATCGTGGATCCCAAAAACAAAACCCCTATCAATGATCCTACTTGGGAAATTGTCGGCTTTGATTCAGCCACGCACAAGATGAAATCCGCCCCCATGACTTTGGATTTTAAAGGTAATAAGCTCACCTATTCTTTAGATAAAAGCGAAAACCATGATTCTAGCGATTTGTCTTACCAAGACTCTAAACTCTTAGAAGCGAGCCAAGACGGAAAGCCTAGGGGCATTTTTAGAGACATGCGCATTGAAGAAAATGGTGTGATTTCTCTAGCCTTTAGTAACGGGGTGGTAGAGCCGGTCGCTCGCATCGGTATTTTAGCTTTCACTAACGATCAAGGTTTAAGAAAAATCGGCGGTAACCTCTATGAAATGCAAGAAGGCACCATTAATGGCGAAAACAGACCCCTAAGCGGTAACCCTATTTTAGGGTGGGACGAAGAGGGCAAACTCAAGTTTGGGAAAATCAGGCATAAATATTTAGAAACAAGCAATGTGAATGCCGGGAACGCCCTAACCAATCTCATTTTAATGCAAAGAGGCTATTCTATGAACGCTAGAGCCTTTGGCGCAGGCGATGACATGATTAAAGAAGCCATTAGCTTGAAAAAATAA